Within the Thermanaeromonas toyohensis ToBE genome, the region AAGAAGTCTCCCACATCTTAGCTCAGGCAGCTTTTGCTTTACAAGATGATGGCCTACTTATTATCCATGACTTTTTCCTGGAACATTATCCAGAGAAGGCGGTCCTTTTTGATCTTAATATGCTCATAAATACCTATAACGGGAAGGTTTATTCCTCAGAGTGGGTACGGCAAAAACTTTTAAGCCTTGGGCTTTCTTCTACGGAGACGATTCCCTTAGGTACGGACACCGCCGTTATTTTCGCTGCCCCCCAAGAAGATACCCTTATGAACCTGGCCCTGGACCTTAAAGCTCGTCTCTTGGCCAAGATAAAAAAGTTGGGGTTTAGAGAAGCGCGCTTTATCCCTGTGGAAGCCGTTAAAGTATCCGAGTGGGTGGCTTGGAGGTGCCGGTTCGGGTGCGATCATTACGGCAGTCCCCACTGCCCGCCCTACAGCCCTTCCCCCAAAGAGACAAGGGAGATTCTTAAAGACTATACCCAGGCCTTGCTACTAGAAGGAGAGCCCCCTACGAGGGATTTTCAGCTTAAAGTCCTTGAGGCTGAAGGGGAAGCTATGCGAGCAGGCTTCTACAAGGCCTTCGCCTTTTGGGCCGGCCCCTGCTCTTTATGCCAACCTTGTCCCGTCGATAAAGAGGGAAATATTAGGTATAATGCGGTAGGTAGGACCAGGATATGCCCTAATGCCCAAAAAGCTCGCCCTTCCATGGAGGGGGCCGGGATCGATGTTTTTGAAACCGTAAGAAGGGCGGGTTTAAGCCTTAAGACTTTAAGCGAGGAAAATAGATTTATAAAGCATTTTGGCTTGATCCTCCTTAAGTGAGTGATGTAAAAATGAAGATAATGCTTTTGGAGCACCCGCGCAGTATCAGCCGGGAGAGGCTAAATGATGTGGCCAATACGCCCCTCTCTTCCTGCCTCTTGACAGGTTATATTGCTGCTGTCCTGAAGGCCAAGGGGTATGAAGTGGAAATTGTAGAGGGATATTTAGAGGGGCTTTCCTACGACCAGATAGAAGAAAGGCTAGAGGTTCTAAGGCCCGATATCCTTGGGGTACACATGGT harbors:
- a CDS encoding DUF2284 domain-containing protein, with the protein product MRPLPYLKYDPQDTSPQYLEDLTCAYWFSEVLFSAVEWDLFTLLEPEGKSLEEIAQVLKVSSPALKRFLEALCTLGLVSRYRDLFCNTAMAQKYLVKGKESYLGDSILWRRFLASHWGDLKACLKAGGRVSFPPAEEDPRCLSSRIHKFLRAMDNVAKIKVQELLPMVEEIPLKGELLDVGAGSGAMAAGFLRRFPSLTATLLDLPHVLEHTKEFMRGRNLEDRVKYLPANVLEAWPLKEHKFNVIILSNLIHTYGEEEVSHILAQAAFALQDDGLLIIHDFFLEHYPEKAVLFDLNMLINTYNGKVYSSEWVRQKLLSLGLSSTETIPLGTDTAVIFAAPQEDTLMNLALDLKARLLAKIKKLGFREARFIPVEAVKVSEWVAWRCRFGCDHYGSPHCPPYSPSPKETREILKDYTQALLLEGEPPTRDFQLKVLEAEGEAMRAGFYKAFAFWAGPCSLCQPCPVDKEGNIRYNAVGRTRICPNAQKARPSMEGAGIDVFETVRRAGLSLKTLSEENRFIKHFGLILLK